The Enterobacter asburiae genome window below encodes:
- a CDS encoding YoaK family protein, translating to MLIRLKKERTHKEDRRLALWLATSAGLLNAIALGAFGFFPSHMTGNTSQLSSEVSSTDLSDIIFFGSIILSFVAGAILARMIVIWGIIHNVRLVFCQILFVEGILLTGVSFYEMYFHALTSNRVIILFLCGLMGIHNSTSTQLSGGRVRSTHITGTLTDAGISLASVMVAMLRRDYSKDTAAQKSQLKTHLTTLFSFITGGIAGLLLFRWIGFNAMLALGLMLAVVAIVSIITVSTRVRRVRASL from the coding sequence TTGCTGATTAGACTCAAGAAAGAACGAACGCATAAGGAGGATCGCCGGCTTGCTCTCTGGCTGGCGACCTCGGCAGGTTTGCTGAATGCCATCGCCCTTGGTGCATTTGGTTTTTTCCCCTCACACATGACCGGCAACACCTCACAGTTATCCAGCGAAGTCTCCTCCACCGATCTCAGCGATATTATTTTCTTCGGCTCGATTATTCTCTCCTTTGTCGCAGGCGCTATTCTTGCCCGCATGATTGTAATATGGGGCATTATCCATAACGTCAGGCTGGTTTTTTGCCAGATTCTGTTTGTCGAGGGGATATTGCTGACCGGCGTCTCCTTCTATGAGATGTATTTTCACGCCCTCACCAGCAACCGCGTGATTATTCTTTTTCTGTGCGGCCTGATGGGCATTCACAATTCTACCTCCACGCAGCTTTCCGGCGGACGGGTGAGATCGACGCACATTACCGGCACGCTGACGGACGCAGGGATATCCCTGGCCTCCGTAATGGTGGCGATGCTGCGCAGGGATTACTCCAAAGATACGGCGGCGCAAAAAAGTCAGCTGAAAACCCATTTAACCACCCTTTTCTCGTTTATTACGGGCGGTATTGCGGGGCTGCTGCTGTTCAGATGGATCGGATTTAACGCCATGCTGGCGCTCGGCTTGATGCTCGCCGTGGTCGCTATCGTTTCAATTATCACCGTCTCGACGCGAGTTCGACGCGTTCGCGCCTCTCTATGA
- the osmV gene encoding osmoprotectant ABC transporter ATP-binding protein OsmV, with protein sequence MIKLENLTKQFSQKHGQTFKAVDNVNLTVPEGEMCVLLGPSGCGKTTTLKMINRLITPSSGTILINGEDTSGMDTVTLRRNIGYVIQQIGLFPNMTIEENITVVPRMLGWDKARCKTRAEELMDMVAMDPHKFLNRYPREMSGGQQQRIGVIRALAADPPVLLMDEPFGAVDPINREVIQNQFLEMQRKLKKTVMLVSHDIDEALKLGDRIAVFRQGKIVQCASPDELLAKPANEFVGSFVGQDRTLKRLLLVSAGDVTDQQPTITVRGSTPLPDAFATMDDNDIRAVTVVDEQGKPLGFVKRREARNASGTCADILHPFRMTGKAEDNLRVVLSRLYESNTSWMPIVDEDGRYNGEISQDYIAEYLSSGRTRRALNIHSDS encoded by the coding sequence ATGATAAAACTGGAAAACCTCACTAAACAATTTTCACAGAAGCACGGCCAGACTTTTAAGGCCGTCGACAACGTCAACCTGACCGTGCCCGAAGGGGAAATGTGCGTCCTGCTCGGCCCGTCCGGCTGCGGAAAGACCACCACCCTGAAGATGATTAACCGCCTTATTACCCCAAGCAGCGGGACGATCCTGATCAACGGTGAAGACACCAGCGGGATGGACACCGTCACCCTGCGCCGCAATATCGGCTACGTGATCCAGCAGATTGGCCTGTTTCCGAACATGACCATCGAAGAGAACATCACCGTCGTGCCGCGCATGCTGGGCTGGGATAAAGCGCGCTGCAAAACCCGCGCCGAAGAGCTGATGGATATGGTGGCGATGGATCCGCACAAGTTCCTGAATCGCTACCCGCGCGAAATGTCCGGCGGCCAGCAGCAGCGTATCGGCGTGATCCGCGCCCTGGCGGCGGATCCTCCGGTACTGCTGATGGATGAACCCTTTGGCGCGGTGGACCCGATCAACCGCGAGGTGATCCAGAACCAGTTCCTGGAGATGCAGCGCAAGCTGAAAAAAACCGTCATGCTGGTGAGCCACGATATCGACGAAGCCCTGAAGCTCGGCGACCGTATTGCGGTGTTCCGTCAGGGGAAAATCGTTCAGTGCGCAAGCCCCGATGAACTGCTGGCGAAACCGGCGAATGAGTTTGTCGGCTCGTTTGTCGGTCAGGACCGGACGCTGAAGCGCCTGCTGCTGGTATCGGCGGGCGACGTCACCGACCAGCAGCCGACCATCACGGTGCGGGGCTCTACTCCGCTTCCCGACGCCTTTGCGACCATGGATGATAATGACATTCGTGCCGTTACCGTGGTCGACGAGCAAGGTAAACCGCTGGGCTTTGTGAAGCGTCGCGAAGCGCGTAACGCCAGCGGTACCTGCGCCGACATCCTGCATCCGTTCCGCATGACCGGCAAGGCGGAAGACAACCTGCGCGTGGTGCTTTCACGTCTGTATGAGAGTAATACCAGCTGGATGCCGATCGTGGATGAGGACGGTCGTTACAACGGCGAGATTTCGCAGGACTATATTGCCGAGTACCTGAGCTCCGGACGCACGCGCCGGGCGCTGAATATTCATAGCGACAGCTAA
- the osmY gene encoding osmoprotectant ABC transporter permease OsmY, which yields MHPLLKRSLLFVGAIIVVLALLVWGIGMETIKARLVDLVYLGQQHMILVFSSMFFALLVGIPAGILLSRPAARGIAEYVMQIFNVGNTLPPLAVLALAMVVIGIGDTPAIIALFLASLLPIVRNTYAGLCSVPPSLLEAANGIGMTKWQRLRQVELPAAWPVMLSGIRIATAINVGTAPLAFLIGASSYGELIFPGIYLNDFPTLILGAAATALIALILDTLLAALGRAMSPHLAR from the coding sequence ATGCACCCATTACTCAAACGTTCGCTGCTGTTTGTCGGCGCCATTATCGTGGTCCTCGCCCTCCTCGTCTGGGGTATCGGGATGGAGACGATAAAGGCGCGCCTGGTTGACCTGGTCTATCTCGGGCAACAGCACATGATTCTGGTTTTCTCATCCATGTTTTTTGCCCTGCTGGTGGGTATTCCAGCCGGTATTCTGCTGAGCCGCCCGGCCGCGCGGGGTATCGCCGAATATGTGATGCAAATCTTCAACGTCGGCAACACGCTGCCGCCGCTGGCCGTTCTGGCGCTGGCGATGGTGGTGATTGGCATTGGCGATACGCCCGCCATCATCGCCCTGTTCCTCGCCTCGCTGCTGCCGATCGTGCGTAACACCTACGCAGGGCTGTGCTCGGTCCCGCCGTCGCTGCTGGAAGCGGCAAACGGCATCGGGATGACCAAATGGCAGCGCCTGCGTCAGGTTGAGCTGCCAGCCGCCTGGCCGGTCATGCTGTCGGGGATCCGCATCGCCACCGCCATTAACGTCGGTACCGCGCCGCTCGCGTTCCTGATTGGCGCCAGCAGCTACGGCGAGCTGATTTTCCCCGGTATTTACCTGAACGATTTCCCGACCCTGATCCTCGGCGCGGCGGCCACCGCCCTGATCGCCCTGATCCTCGATACCCTGCTGGCGGCGCTGGGTCGCGCGATGAGTCCACATCTCGCTCGATAA
- the bioD gene encoding dethiobiotin synthase, translating into MLKRFFVTGTDTSVGKTVVSRALLQALAASGKRVAGYKPVAKGSKETPEGLRNKDALVLQSVSSLELPYHAVNPIALSEEESSVAHSGLINYPLLSDGLANLSEKVDHVVVEGTGGWRSLMNDLRPLSEWVVQEQLPVVMVVGIQEGCINHALLTAQAIANDGLPLIGWVANRINPGLAHYAEIIDVLSKKLPGPLVGELPYLPRAEQRELAQYIDLSALGGVLTVDRVVA; encoded by the coding sequence ATGCTTAAGCGTTTCTTTGTTACTGGTACAGATACCTCTGTCGGCAAGACCGTCGTATCCCGCGCATTGCTGCAGGCGCTGGCAGCAAGCGGTAAACGCGTGGCAGGGTACAAACCGGTCGCAAAAGGCAGTAAAGAGACGCCAGAGGGATTGCGTAATAAAGACGCCCTGGTGCTGCAAAGCGTCTCGTCACTGGAACTGCCTTATCACGCGGTCAATCCCATTGCGTTAAGCGAAGAGGAGAGCAGCGTTGCGCACAGCGGCCTGATTAATTATCCCCTGTTGTCCGACGGACTGGCGAACCTGAGCGAGAAGGTTGACCACGTGGTGGTGGAAGGGACGGGCGGCTGGCGCAGCCTGATGAACGACCTGCGTCCGCTTTCTGAATGGGTCGTGCAGGAGCAGCTTCCGGTAGTGATGGTGGTGGGTATCCAGGAAGGGTGCATCAACCACGCGCTGCTGACGGCGCAGGCGATCGCCAATGACGGCCTGCCGCTGATTGGCTGGGTAGCAAACCGCATCAACCCGGGCCTGGCGCACTACGCGGAGATCATCGACGTGCTGAGCAAAAAACTGCCCGGACCGCTGGTGGGTGAGCTGCCTTATCTGCCCCGCGCCGAGCAGCGCGAGCTAGCGCAGTACATCGATCTCTCTGCCCTCGGTGGCGTGTTGACCGTAGATCGAGTCGTGGCGTAA
- a CDS encoding alpha/beta hydrolase, whose product MKTFTQKLSVAMLLCASLSGVTTMSYAETTNPNAPVSMVSTWDKTFAESDKVDHRKVSFQNRYGITLVGDLYLPKNRGDRKLAAIAVSGPFGAVKEQSSGLYAQTLAENGFVTLAFDPSYTGESGGQPRNVASPDINTEDFSAAVDFLGLQKEVDRNRIGILGICGWGGMALNAASMDTRVKAVATSVMYDMSRAMGHGVGDGKDRYSTSDRHAVLQYLNAQRWKDAENGTFAHGGHDIYVDENGKVTAAERILPEALPADPHPVLKEFYDYYRMPRGFHARSVNSTGAWTATTPLSFMNMPLLSYAGEITIPTLIVTGEKAHSRYFAEDAFKAVGSKQKQLVIVPGANHVDLYDNVAGKIPFGQFEQFFKTSLK is encoded by the coding sequence ATGAAAACATTCACCCAAAAACTGTCTGTTGCGATGCTGCTATGTGCATCATTAAGTGGAGTGACAACAATGAGCTATGCAGAAACCACCAACCCAAACGCGCCTGTTTCGATGGTGAGCACATGGGATAAAACCTTCGCCGAAAGTGACAAAGTCGATCACCGCAAGGTGTCCTTCCAGAACCGGTACGGGATCACCCTGGTGGGCGATCTGTATCTTCCTAAAAACCGCGGTGACCGCAAGCTGGCGGCGATTGCGGTCAGCGGGCCGTTTGGCGCGGTCAAAGAGCAGTCCAGCGGTCTGTATGCGCAGACCCTGGCGGAAAATGGGTTTGTGACCCTGGCATTCGATCCGTCCTATACGGGCGAAAGTGGCGGCCAACCGCGCAACGTCGCCTCTCCGGATATCAACACTGAAGACTTTAGCGCGGCGGTGGATTTCCTGGGATTGCAGAAAGAGGTTGATCGTAACCGCATTGGTATTCTCGGCATCTGCGGCTGGGGCGGTATGGCGCTGAATGCGGCCTCCATGGACACCCGCGTGAAAGCGGTCGCCACCAGCGTGATGTACGACATGAGCCGGGCGATGGGTCACGGCGTGGGCGACGGGAAAGATCGCTACTCAACGTCTGACCGCCATGCCGTTCTGCAGTATCTGAACGCACAGCGCTGGAAAGATGCAGAGAACGGGACCTTCGCGCACGGCGGCCATGACATTTATGTCGATGAGAACGGCAAAGTGACGGCGGCTGAACGTATTCTGCCAGAGGCGTTGCCAGCAGACCCGCACCCGGTGCTGAAAGAGTTCTATGACTACTACCGCATGCCGCGCGGCTTCCACGCGCGCTCCGTCAACTCCACCGGCGCGTGGACCGCGACCACGCCATTATCCTTTATGAATATGCCGCTGCTGAGCTACGCCGGGGAAATTACTATCCCGACGCTTATCGTCACCGGTGAAAAGGCACACTCCCGCTACTTTGCTGAAGATGCGTTTAAAGCGGTCGGCAGCAAGCAGAAGCAACTGGTGATTGTCCCGGGCGCAAACCATGTCGATCTCTACGACAACGTTGCCGGGAAAATCCCGTTCGGCCAGTTTGAACAGTTCTTCAAAACCAGCCTGAAATAA
- the clcB gene encoding voltage-gated ClC-type chloride channel ClcB, whose protein sequence is MLRLHTYPDIRAMFRRLLIATVTGVLAALAVAVFRHSMYLLEWMILSNDSGSLVNAAASLSPWRRALTPALGGLAAGLLLWGWQRLNAQRPHAPTDYMEALETGDGQFDYGASLVKSLASLLVVASGSAIGREGAMILLAALAASLFARRFTPKSEWKLWIACGAAAGMASAYHAPLAGSLFIAEILFGTLMLASLGPVVIAAVVALLTTQLLAPGAGTLYAVHLSGILTAADYALLVAMGLVAGLCGPLLMWLMDFCHGLFLRLKLSPPWQLALGGAIVGLLSLLTPKVWGNGYSVVQAFLLAPPLLSVIAGVLICKLLAVLASSGSGAPGGVFTPTLFVGMATGMLFAQLFALWLPGSETAILLGLAGMATLLAATTHAPIMSALMVCEMTGQYFLLPGLLVACVVASVLSRTLRHDSIYGQHATEGREIDVLR, encoded by the coding sequence ATGCTACGTCTTCATACCTACCCTGACATCCGCGCGATGTTTCGCCGACTTCTGATTGCCACCGTCACCGGCGTGCTGGCCGCGCTGGCCGTGGCGGTATTCCGCCACAGCATGTACCTGCTGGAGTGGATGATTCTCAGCAACGACAGCGGCAGCCTGGTGAATGCCGCCGCGTCGCTCTCGCCCTGGCGGCGCGCATTGACGCCAGCGCTGGGCGGGCTGGCTGCCGGGCTGCTGCTCTGGGGATGGCAGCGTCTGAACGCGCAGCGGCCTCATGCCCCTACCGATTACATGGAAGCGCTGGAGACCGGAGACGGCCAGTTTGACTACGGCGCCAGCCTTGTGAAGTCCCTTGCCTCGCTGCTGGTCGTGGCCAGCGGAAGCGCCATCGGGCGTGAAGGGGCGATGATCCTGCTTGCAGCCCTCGCCGCCTCCCTTTTCGCCCGGCGCTTTACGCCTAAATCCGAATGGAAATTATGGATTGCCTGCGGTGCCGCCGCCGGGATGGCCAGCGCCTACCATGCTCCGTTAGCAGGAAGCCTGTTCATCGCGGAAATTCTGTTTGGCACGCTGATGCTGGCCTCGCTCGGCCCCGTGGTGATTGCGGCGGTGGTTGCGCTTCTCACCACTCAGCTCCTGGCACCGGGCGCGGGTACGCTCTACGCGGTCCATCTGAGCGGCATCCTCACCGCGGCCGATTATGCTCTTCTCGTCGCGATGGGGCTGGTGGCGGGCCTTTGCGGACCGCTGCTGATGTGGCTGATGGACTTCTGCCACGGGCTTTTCCTGCGCCTCAAGCTTTCGCCGCCGTGGCAGTTGGCGCTGGGCGGTGCGATCGTCGGGCTGCTGTCTCTCCTCACGCCGAAGGTGTGGGGGAATGGCTACAGCGTGGTTCAGGCTTTTCTGCTCGCCCCGCCGCTGCTGTCGGTGATTGCCGGGGTGCTCATCTGTAAGCTGCTGGCGGTACTGGCGAGCAGCGGATCGGGCGCGCCGGGAGGGGTGTTTACGCCCACGCTGTTTGTCGGGATGGCAACGGGGATGCTGTTTGCACAGCTGTTCGCGCTGTGGCTACCGGGTTCTGAGACGGCGATTCTGCTGGGGCTGGCGGGGATGGCAACGCTACTTGCCGCGACCACGCATGCGCCCATTATGTCGGCGCTGATGGTCTGTGAAATGACCGGGCAGTATTTTTTGCTGCCCGGCCTGCTGGTCGCCTGCGTGGTGGCGTCCGTATTGTCGCGGACGTTACGCCACGACTCGATCTACGGTCAACACGCCACCGAGGGCAGAGAGATCGATGTACTGCGCTAG
- a CDS encoding glutathione S-transferase family protein, with the protein MINILGKTTSINVRKVLWTCEEAGLAYQQEDYGSGFASTETDAFRALNPNAMVPVLIDDDFVLWESNAICRYLARKAGRHDLLPAEPQACANVERWMDWQATEFNNAWRYVFPALGRKNPDFNDPARIAAGIKEWNHCITILENHLQQTGAYAAGETFTLADVVLGLSVNRWKMTPFDKPDVPSIEAWFERLNQRPAFLRHGNNGMI; encoded by the coding sequence ATGATTAACATCCTCGGCAAAACCACCTCCATTAACGTGCGGAAAGTGCTCTGGACCTGCGAAGAGGCGGGCCTCGCGTATCAACAGGAAGATTACGGCAGCGGTTTTGCGTCAACGGAAACGGATGCCTTCCGCGCGCTGAACCCCAACGCCATGGTGCCGGTGCTGATCGATGACGATTTCGTGCTGTGGGAGTCCAACGCCATCTGCCGTTACCTGGCGCGCAAGGCCGGGCGTCACGATCTGCTGCCCGCAGAACCGCAGGCCTGCGCCAACGTCGAGCGCTGGATGGACTGGCAGGCAACCGAATTTAATAACGCCTGGCGCTATGTCTTCCCGGCGCTGGGGCGTAAAAACCCGGACTTTAACGACCCTGCACGGATTGCGGCGGGAATAAAAGAGTGGAACCACTGCATCACCATTCTGGAAAACCATCTGCAGCAGACCGGCGCCTATGCGGCAGGCGAGACGTTTACCCTTGCGGACGTGGTGCTTGGTCTGTCGGTGAATCGCTGGAAGATGACGCCGTTTGATAAGCCCGACGTGCCGTCGATTGAGGCTTGGTTTGAACGTCTTAACCAGCGCCCGGCGTTTTTGCGTCACGGCAATAACGGCATGATATAA
- a CDS encoding MFS transporter: MSTLNPASPQNEERAHWGGIFAMTLCVFVLIASEFMPVSLLSPLARDLGVTEGLAGQGIAISGALAVLTSLFLSRLAGNMNRKHLLLGMTLLMALSGMIIAFAPNYLVYMTGRALIGIAIGGFWSMSAATAIRLVPQHQVSRALAIFNGGNALATVVAAPLGSYLGTTIGWRGAFLCLVPVAIVAFLWQRFSLPDMYGNKNTASRASVFGLFRQPVVSIGLLACGLFFMGQFALFTYVRPFLETVTHVTPSGLSLILLTIGVAGFVGTLLVALVLNAALYLTLIAIPLLMAVIAGVLILTGHSVWIVSLLLGFWGMLATAAPTGWWTWIARTLPEDAEAGGGLMVAVIQLSIALGSTAGGLVFDHSGWQSTFALSGMLLLGAVVLTLLLSRVHKSLAG, encoded by the coding sequence ATGTCCACTCTGAATCCTGCCTCCCCACAGAATGAGGAACGCGCGCACTGGGGCGGTATTTTTGCCATGACCCTGTGCGTATTTGTCCTGATTGCCTCGGAATTTATGCCCGTCAGCCTGCTCTCGCCCCTTGCCAGAGATTTGGGCGTTACGGAGGGGCTCGCTGGCCAGGGGATCGCGATTTCCGGCGCGCTGGCGGTTCTGACCAGCCTCTTCCTTTCCCGGCTTGCCGGGAATATGAACCGCAAACACCTTCTGCTGGGCATGACGCTCCTGATGGCGCTCTCGGGGATGATTATCGCTTTCGCCCCAAACTATCTGGTTTATATGACAGGCCGCGCGCTGATCGGTATCGCCATCGGCGGGTTCTGGTCCATGTCCGCCGCCACGGCCATTCGCCTCGTTCCGCAGCATCAGGTATCTCGCGCGCTGGCGATATTCAACGGGGGGAACGCGCTGGCGACGGTAGTCGCCGCCCCGCTCGGGAGCTATCTCGGTACCACCATTGGCTGGCGCGGCGCCTTCCTGTGCCTGGTTCCCGTGGCGATAGTGGCGTTCCTCTGGCAACGTTTTAGCCTGCCCGATATGTACGGCAATAAAAATACGGCGTCACGCGCATCCGTCTTTGGGTTATTCCGCCAGCCGGTGGTTTCCATCGGTCTGCTGGCCTGCGGCCTGTTTTTTATGGGACAGTTTGCGCTGTTTACCTATGTGCGTCCGTTTCTCGAAACCGTCACGCATGTCACCCCCTCCGGCTTATCGCTGATTTTACTCACCATCGGCGTCGCGGGGTTTGTTGGCACACTGCTTGTTGCTCTGGTCCTGAACGCCGCGTTGTACCTGACGTTAATCGCCATTCCCCTGCTGATGGCCGTTATTGCAGGCGTGTTGATACTGACCGGCCACAGCGTGTGGATCGTTTCTCTGCTGTTAGGCTTCTGGGGGATGCTGGCGACGGCAGCGCCAACGGGATGGTGGACATGGATTGCGCGAACGCTGCCGGAAGATGCTGAAGCCGGCGGCGGATTAATGGTCGCCGTAATCCAGCTTTCTATTGCGCTGGGTTCAACGGCCGGTGGCCTGGTATTCGACCATAGCGGCTGGCAGAGCACGTTTGCATTGAGCGGCATGTTGCTCCTGGGCGCGGTTGTGCTGACGCTTCTGCTTTCGCGTGTTCACAAATCACTCGCCGGATGA
- the mlc gene encoding sugar metabolism global transcriptional regulator Mlc — protein MVADSQPGHIDQIKQTNAGAVYRLIDQLGPVSRIDLSRLAQLAPASITKIVREMLEAHLVQETEIQEPGSRGRPAVGLVVETEAWHYLSLRISRGEIFLALRDLSSKLVVEDRLELPLNAEEPLLDAIVSHIDHFFIRHQQRLERLTAIAITMPGIIDTENGIVHRMPFYDDVKEMPLGEVLKNHTGVPVYIQHDISAWTMAEALFGASRGARDVIQVVIDHNVGAGVITDGRLLHAGSSSLVEIGHTQVDPYGKRCYCGNHGCLETIASVESVLELAQVRLSQSMSSSLHGQPLTVDSLCAAARQGDLLAKDIITGVGNNVGRILAIMVNLFNPQKILIGSPLSQAAEILFPAISACIHQQSLPAYSKNIAVESTQFSNQGTMAGAALVKDAMYNGSLLIRLLQG, from the coding sequence GTGGTTGCTGATAGTCAGCCAGGGCATATCGATCAGATTAAGCAGACCAACGCTGGCGCGGTGTATCGCCTGATTGATCAGCTTGGTCCGGTTTCGCGTATCGATCTTTCGCGCCTGGCACAACTGGCACCTGCCAGTATCACCAAGATTGTCCGCGAGATGCTGGAAGCGCACCTGGTTCAGGAGACGGAAATTCAGGAGCCGGGCAGCCGTGGCCGTCCGGCAGTCGGGCTGGTGGTTGAAACGGAAGCGTGGCACTACCTGTCACTGCGCATCAGCCGGGGGGAGATCTTCCTTGCGCTGCGTGACCTGAGCAGCAAGCTGGTGGTGGAAGACCGGCTTGAACTGCCGCTCAACGCGGAGGAACCGCTCCTCGACGCGATTGTCTCGCATATCGATCACTTCTTTATCCGCCATCAGCAGCGGCTTGAGCGCTTAACGGCGATTGCCATCACCATGCCGGGAATTATTGATACCGAAAACGGTATCGTTCACCGCATGCCGTTTTACGACGATGTCAAAGAGATGCCGCTTGGTGAGGTGCTGAAAAATCATACCGGCGTGCCGGTCTATATTCAGCATGACATCAGCGCCTGGACGATGGCGGAGGCGCTGTTTGGCGCGTCGCGCGGCGCGCGGGATGTGATTCAGGTGGTCATCGATCATAACGTCGGGGCGGGCGTGATCACCGACGGACGGCTTCTCCACGCCGGAAGCAGCAGCCTGGTGGAAATTGGCCACACCCAGGTCGACCCGTACGGCAAGCGCTGCTACTGCGGGAACCACGGCTGTCTGGAGACCATTGCCAGCGTCGAAAGCGTGCTGGAGCTGGCGCAGGTTCGGCTGAGCCAGTCCATGAGCTCCTCGCTGCACGGACAACCCTTAACGGTGGATTCCCTCTGCGCCGCCGCGCGCCAGGGCGATCTGCTGGCGAAGGACATTATTACCGGGGTGGGTAATAACGTTGGCCGCATTCTGGCCATTATGGTGAATCTCTTTAATCCGCAAAAAATCCTTATTGGCTCACCGCTGAGCCAGGCGGCGGAGATCCTCTTCCCGGCGATTTCGGCCTGTATCCATCAGCAGTCGCTTCCCGCCTACAGCAAAAATATTGCGGTAGAAAGCACCCAGTTTTCCAACCAGGGAACCATGGCCGGCGCGGCGCTGGTCAAAGACGCCATGTATAACGGCTCGCTGTTGATCCGCCTGCTGCAGGGTTAA
- the osmX gene encoding osmoprotectant ABC transporter substrate-binding protein OsmX, with amino-acid sequence MRLFSGLTALCAAALFTSQTMAAPLILATKSFTEQHILSAMTVQYLQKKGFQVQPQTNIATVISRNAMINKQIDMTWEYTGTSLIIFNHINKRMSPQESYETVKRLDAKHGLVWLKPADMNNTYAFAMQRKRAEAEHINTMSEMVAKIEQVRKTNPDKNWLLGLDLEFAGRSDGMKPLQAAYKMDLDRPQIRQMDPGLVYNAVRDGFVDAGLIYTTDGRVKGFDLKVLEDDKGFFPSYAVTPVVRKDTLEANPGLEEALNTLSAQLNNEVITELNKKVDIDHQSPQQVARDFLRSKQLL; translated from the coding sequence ATGAGACTGTTTTCCGGCCTGACGGCGCTGTGTGCCGCGGCGCTGTTCACCAGCCAGACAATGGCGGCCCCGCTGATTCTGGCGACCAAGAGCTTTACCGAGCAGCACATTCTCTCGGCGATGACCGTGCAGTACCTGCAGAAAAAAGGTTTCCAGGTCCAGCCGCAAACCAACATTGCTACGGTCATCTCCCGCAACGCGATGATCAACAAACAGATTGACATGACCTGGGAGTACACCGGCACGTCGCTGATCATCTTTAACCACATCAACAAGCGCATGTCGCCGCAGGAGTCTTACGAGACGGTGAAACGCCTGGACGCGAAGCACGGTCTGGTCTGGCTCAAACCCGCCGACATGAACAACACCTACGCTTTCGCCATGCAGCGCAAGCGCGCCGAGGCGGAGCATATCAACACCATGTCGGAGATGGTGGCGAAGATTGAGCAGGTCCGTAAAACCAACCCGGACAAAAACTGGCTGCTGGGCTTAGACCTGGAGTTTGCCGGGCGCAGCGACGGCATGAAGCCGCTACAGGCGGCCTACAAGATGGATCTGGACCGTCCGCAAATCCGTCAGATGGACCCCGGTCTGGTCTATAACGCGGTGCGCGACGGCTTCGTTGACGCCGGTCTGATTTACACCACCGACGGGCGCGTGAAAGGCTTCGACCTCAAGGTGCTGGAAGATGATAAAGGCTTCTTCCCGAGCTACGCGGTGACGCCGGTGGTGCGTAAGGACACGCTGGAGGCCAACCCCGGTCTGGAAGAAGCGCTCAACACCCTCTCGGCCCAGCTCAACAACGAGGTTATCACCGAGCTGAACAAGAAGGTGGATATCGACCATCAGTCACCGCAGCAGGTCGCCCGCGATTTCCTGCGTAGCAAACAGCTGCTGTAG
- the osmW gene encoding osmoprotectant ABC transporter permease OsmW produces METIHYILDNWDYLLTLTLQHLWLVALAVGLAIIIGVPLGILIVRHRWLATPVLGIATIVLTIPSIALFGLMIPLFSLIGQGIGALPAITAVFLYSLLPIVRNTHTALDSLPPGLREAGRGIGMTFWQRLRWVEIPMALPVIFGGIRTAVVMNIGVMAIAAVIGAGGLGLLLLNGIGGSDIRMLIAGALMICLLAIVLDWLLHRLQVVLTPKGIR; encoded by the coding sequence ATGGAGACGATTCACTACATTCTGGACAACTGGGATTACCTCTTAACCCTGACGCTGCAGCACCTGTGGCTGGTGGCGCTGGCCGTAGGTTTAGCCATTATCATCGGCGTACCGCTGGGCATTCTGATTGTCCGCCACAGGTGGCTGGCAACGCCGGTGCTGGGGATTGCCACCATCGTGCTGACCATTCCATCAATCGCCCTGTTTGGCCTGATGATCCCGCTGTTTTCGCTGATCGGTCAGGGTATCGGTGCCCTGCCCGCAATCACGGCGGTGTTTCTCTACTCGCTGCTGCCGATTGTGCGTAACACCCATACGGCGCTCGACAGCCTGCCGCCGGGCCTGCGCGAAGCCGGACGCGGCATCGGCATGACCTTTTGGCAGCGCCTGCGCTGGGTCGAGATCCCGATGGCGCTGCCGGTGATTTTCGGCGGCATCCGCACCGCCGTGGTGATGAATATCGGCGTGATGGCGATTGCCGCCGTGATCGGCGCGGGCGGTCTGGGCCTGCTGCTGCTCAACGGCATCGGCGGAAGCGATATTCGCATGTTGATTGCGGGCGCGCTGATGATTTGTCTTTTAGCGATTGTGCTCGACTGGCTGCTGCACCGTCTGCAGGTGGTTCTGACTCCAAAGGGGATTCGATAA